A stretch of Bordetella genomosp. 13 DNA encodes these proteins:
- a CDS encoding 5'-nucleotidase C-terminal domain-containing protein — protein sequence MSMYIRRFRLCAGALSLALLTACGGGSDDDDNHDTTPPPPVAANYQLQILHTNDHHSHLDGSSYDLQLGDSVTRVQLGGFSRLAGVINRLRTPDTLVLNSGELNGTLYFSLFKGEPDFKLFNALGLDAYQIGNHEFDEGEAVLRGLIDMATFPVLAANVKPTARSPLHGAPIKPYVIREMNGQKVGIIGILKVEKTVESSMVTDAVEFTEEISTVRENIAELRSQDIDKIIVLSHLGYDGDIALARQVDDIDVIIGGDTHELLDSTGELAGMGLDVKGEYPTVATAPNGKPVYIAQAWEMAHGIGVLNVEFDPQGEIIEAQGNIVLPVDKPFLQANADGGFVPVDAGRESQVESIIASSRTLTLQQPDPAVDAILAPYAAELEAFRGETLGSIAQTMPFDRIPAAFAAGDTPTGSYAAYYVADAFLKYIPHADIAIQNSGGVRTQFLQGPFTVADAYTMLPFSNTVATVNMRGDGVVAVLEDAADYALTSGSTGAFPYASHLRFDVFKSQAKGSRIQNVEVKDRDTGVWAPIDLAATYRVVTNSFTALGKDGYDAFAEAIAADPGVHEDSHVGYAVPLVEYFQRHLPGGVLPALDPAEYSLKSATD from the coding sequence ATGTCCATGTACATTCGCCGATTCCGCCTGTGCGCAGGCGCATTGTCGCTGGCGCTGCTCACCGCATGCGGTGGCGGCAGCGACGACGACGACAACCACGACACTACGCCGCCGCCTCCCGTAGCCGCCAACTACCAGCTGCAGATCCTGCACACGAACGACCATCACTCGCACCTGGACGGCAGCTCCTACGACCTGCAGCTGGGCGACAGCGTGACGCGGGTGCAGCTGGGCGGCTTCTCGCGCCTGGCCGGCGTGATCAACCGATTGCGCACGCCGGACACGCTGGTGCTCAACAGCGGCGAACTCAACGGCACGCTGTACTTCAGCCTGTTCAAGGGCGAGCCGGATTTCAAGCTGTTCAATGCGCTTGGCCTGGATGCCTATCAGATCGGCAACCATGAGTTCGACGAGGGCGAGGCGGTGCTGCGCGGACTGATCGACATGGCGACCTTCCCCGTTCTGGCCGCTAACGTGAAGCCGACCGCGCGCAGCCCTCTGCACGGGGCGCCCATCAAGCCTTATGTGATCCGCGAAATGAACGGGCAGAAGGTCGGCATCATCGGCATCCTGAAGGTCGAGAAGACCGTCGAGTCGTCGATGGTGACGGACGCGGTGGAGTTCACCGAAGAGATCTCGACCGTGCGGGAGAACATCGCCGAGCTGCGTTCGCAGGACATCGACAAGATCATCGTGCTCAGCCACCTGGGCTATGACGGCGACATCGCGTTGGCCCGACAGGTCGACGACATCGACGTCATCATCGGGGGCGATACGCATGAGCTTCTCGATTCCACCGGTGAGCTGGCCGGCATGGGCCTGGACGTGAAGGGCGAGTATCCCACCGTGGCGACAGCGCCGAACGGCAAACCCGTGTACATCGCCCAGGCGTGGGAGATGGCGCACGGCATCGGCGTGCTGAACGTCGAGTTCGATCCGCAGGGCGAGATCATCGAGGCGCAGGGCAACATTGTGCTGCCGGTCGACAAGCCGTTCCTTCAGGCCAATGCCGACGGAGGCTTCGTGCCGGTGGACGCCGGACGCGAGTCGCAGGTCGAGAGCATCATCGCGTCTTCCAGAACGCTGACGCTGCAGCAGCCGGACCCGGCCGTGGACGCCATCCTGGCGCCCTATGCCGCCGAGCTGGAAGCGTTCCGCGGCGAGACGCTGGGCTCGATCGCGCAGACCATGCCGTTCGACCGCATCCCCGCCGCCTTCGCCGCGGGAGACACGCCGACGGGCAGCTACGCCGCCTACTACGTGGCGGACGCCTTCCTCAAGTACATTCCGCACGCCGACATCGCCATCCAGAACTCGGGTGGCGTACGCACGCAGTTCCTGCAGGGGCCGTTCACGGTGGCCGATGCGTATACCATGCTGCCCTTCTCCAACACGGTGGCCACGGTCAACATGCGCGGCGACGGCGTCGTGGCCGTGCTCGAGGATGCCGCCGACTACGCATTGACGTCCGGGTCGACTGGCGCCTTTCCGTACGCCTCGCACTTGCGCTTCGACGTGTTCAAGAGCCAGGCCAAGGGCAGCCGCATCCAGAACGTCGAGGTGAAGGACCGCGATACCGGCGTCTGGGCCCCGATCGACCTGGCCGCGACGTACCGCGTGGTGACCAACTCGTTCACGGCGCTGGGCAAGGACGGCTATGACGCGTTCGCCGAGGCCATCGCGGCGGATCCCGGCGTGCACGAGGACAGCCACGTCGGCTATGCGGTGCCCCTGGTCGAGTACTTTCAGCGGCATCTGCCGGGCGGCGTGCTGCCCGCGCTGGATCCGGCCGAGTACAGCCTGAAGTCGGCCACCGACTGA
- a CDS encoding SDR family oxidoreductase has product MQTTHRPTIVITGGSSGIGYATALAFAREGANVVLAARDAEALERAAQACRQAGAAALAVPTDVTEPDQVQALADRAVSEFGRIDVWMNNVGTGAVGRFDQVPVQAHRRVIEANLLGHVYGSHAVLPYFRRQRHGVLINMISVGGWAAGPYAASYAASKFGLRGFSESLRAELADLPEVAVCEVYPTFVDTPGLRHGANYSGKRLRPPSPMLDPREVAAAVVELGKRPRPSLMLGSVAWPARIAHGLAPDLSASITRRIMDAGFRAAEPSADTEGNLFQPSTGHDIDGGFRHDRRPRAGAAVKVGALAAAALMLARMMTRSR; this is encoded by the coding sequence ATGCAAACGACCCATCGACCCACGATCGTCATCACCGGCGGCTCCAGCGGCATCGGGTATGCCACGGCGCTCGCCTTCGCTCGCGAGGGTGCCAACGTGGTGCTTGCCGCACGCGACGCCGAGGCGCTGGAACGCGCCGCGCAGGCCTGCCGCCAGGCAGGCGCAGCCGCGCTGGCAGTACCCACTGACGTCACCGAGCCCGACCAGGTGCAGGCGCTGGCGGACCGCGCCGTCAGTGAATTCGGCCGCATCGATGTATGGATGAACAATGTCGGCACGGGCGCGGTGGGGCGCTTCGATCAGGTGCCGGTGCAGGCCCATCGACGCGTCATCGAAGCCAACCTGCTGGGCCACGTGTACGGCAGCCACGCCGTCCTGCCGTATTTCCGCAGACAGCGGCATGGGGTGCTGATCAACATGATCTCGGTGGGCGGATGGGCGGCGGGGCCCTATGCCGCCTCGTATGCCGCAAGCAAGTTCGGCCTGCGCGGATTCTCCGAATCGCTGCGCGCGGAGCTTGCCGATCTGCCAGAGGTGGCCGTATGCGAGGTGTATCCGACGTTCGTCGATACGCCGGGCCTGCGCCATGGCGCGAACTATTCGGGCAAGCGCCTGCGTCCACCATCGCCCATGCTGGACCCGCGCGAAGTGGCCGCGGCGGTGGTGGAGCTGGGCAAGCGGCCGCGGCCGTCGTTGATGCTGGGCAGCGTGGCATGGCCGGCGCGCATCGCCCATGGGCTTGCCCCGGATCTTTCGGCGTCCATCACGCGGCGCATCATGGATGCCGGATTCCGCGCCGCGGAGCCGTCGGCCGACACGGAAGGCAACCTGTTCCAGCCGTCGACGGGACACGATATCGACGGCGGGTTCCGCCACGACCGGCGGCCGCGCGCCGGCGCCGCCGTCAAGGTCGGTGCGCTCGCCGCGGCGGCGCTGATGTTGGCGCGGATGATGACAAGGTCGCGCTGA
- a CDS encoding MFS transporter yields the protein MNSHPDTAIPGDSGRRRLSHKAAFALKASIVMSFLAASTVPSPLYAIWREQLGFSALTLTLVFSCYAFALLSALLVFGGISDFLGRRSVLLAAIALDAGAMLLFYNAESVGWLFAARVLQGVATGVATATLSAGLLDLHREHGALVNAVSPMLGMGVGAVGTGMLVTWAPSPTKLAFLLLIIVFVVQGAAAWFLPETVARRAGAWKSLKPSIALPAQARGTMWRILPYNTAAWALGGLFLSLGPTLLRSATHQQSPLLGSLMIAVLVFCGAVGVVLARTRQPRHASIVGAHALLAGLVVMLGGILSHSAIAMFAGTAISGVGFGAGFISSVRRLVPLAEGHERAALMSSFYVFSYLAFSVPAIIVGLVTGWAGLVPTTMGYAALLAMLTLIAIVAMKREARLTASQ from the coding sequence ATGAATTCTCATCCTGACACCGCGATCCCGGGCGATTCCGGGCGACGTCGCCTCTCGCACAAGGCGGCGTTCGCGCTGAAGGCGTCGATCGTGATGAGCTTCCTGGCGGCGTCCACCGTGCCGTCTCCGCTTTACGCCATATGGCGTGAACAGCTGGGCTTCTCCGCGTTGACGCTGACGCTGGTGTTCTCCTGCTACGCGTTCGCCCTGCTATCGGCGCTTCTCGTTTTCGGCGGCATTTCCGATTTCCTTGGACGGCGCAGCGTGCTGCTGGCGGCCATCGCACTGGATGCGGGCGCCATGCTGCTGTTCTACAACGCCGAGTCGGTAGGTTGGCTGTTCGCGGCCCGCGTGCTGCAGGGCGTGGCGACGGGTGTGGCCACCGCGACGCTCAGCGCGGGGCTGCTCGACCTGCATCGCGAGCACGGCGCACTGGTCAACGCGGTGTCGCCCATGCTGGGCATGGGCGTCGGCGCCGTCGGCACTGGCATGCTGGTGACCTGGGCGCCCTCGCCCACGAAGCTCGCGTTTCTATTGCTGATTATTGTCTTCGTCGTGCAGGGCGCGGCGGCATGGTTCCTTCCCGAGACCGTCGCGCGCCGGGCTGGCGCCTGGAAATCGCTGAAACCCAGCATCGCCCTGCCCGCGCAGGCGCGCGGCACGATGTGGCGCATTCTTCCGTACAACACGGCCGCGTGGGCGCTGGGCGGACTTTTCCTCTCGCTGGGGCCTACGCTGTTGCGCAGCGCCACTCACCAGCAGTCGCCGCTGCTGGGCAGCCTGATGATCGCGGTGCTGGTCTTCTGCGGCGCGGTAGGCGTGGTGCTGGCGCGCACGCGGCAACCGCGGCATGCCTCCATTGTCGGTGCGCACGCCCTGCTGGCCGGGCTGGTCGTGATGCTGGGCGGCATCCTGTCGCATTCGGCCATCGCCATGTTCGCGGGCACCGCCATCTCGGGCGTGGGGTTCGGCGCAGGCTTCATCTCCTCGGTGCGGCGCCTGGTGCCGTTGGCCGAGGGGCACGAACGTGCGGCCCTGATGTCGAGCTTCTATGTGTTCAGTTATCTCGCGTTCAGCGTGCCCGCCATCATCGTGGGCCTCGTCACGGGATGGGCCGGACTGGTGCCGACGACCATGGGCTACGCCGCCTTGTTGGCCATGCTCACTCTCATCGCGATCGTGGCGATGAAGCGCGAAGCCCGGCTGACGGCAAGCCAGTGA
- a CDS encoding GlxA family transcriptional regulator, which produces MRSARTRKVGFVFYQGFTPLHLAVAGAFDMANQHAGEKLYDVRMLSHSGGAVAGPFGLSLHTEPFGDARFDLLVVGGAAMSPEPAVLDFLREAARTDSRIASVCTGAFALAAAGLLNGRKATTHWKRAAELQARYPLIDVDADRIFIEDGPIWTCAGSTAGLDLALALIEDDFGIEVARAIARFLVMYHRRTGGQSQFSTLLELEPKSDRLQAVVTYARRNLSNRLNVEELAEVANLSSRQFTRLFQSETGLPPAKAVEKIRLEAARNLMVDSTHPIEVIARQTGFGDSDRMRRAFVRAFGRPPQSFRRDAGLA; this is translated from the coding sequence ATGCGCAGCGCTCGTACCCGCAAAGTCGGCTTCGTGTTCTATCAAGGGTTCACGCCCCTGCACCTTGCCGTCGCAGGCGCATTCGATATGGCCAACCAGCACGCCGGCGAGAAGCTGTACGACGTGCGCATGCTGTCGCACTCGGGCGGCGCCGTGGCGGGTCCGTTCGGCCTGTCGTTGCATACCGAGCCATTCGGCGATGCCCGCTTCGACCTCCTGGTCGTGGGCGGCGCCGCCATGAGCCCGGAGCCGGCGGTGCTGGATTTCCTGCGCGAGGCGGCGCGGACAGACAGCAGGATCGCCAGCGTCTGCACGGGAGCCTTCGCCCTTGCCGCCGCAGGCCTGCTGAACGGCCGCAAGGCGACCACCCATTGGAAGAGGGCGGCCGAACTGCAGGCGCGCTATCCCTTGATCGACGTGGACGCGGACCGGATTTTCATCGAGGACGGCCCGATCTGGACTTGCGCGGGCAGCACCGCGGGCCTGGACCTGGCGCTGGCCCTGATCGAGGACGACTTCGGCATCGAGGTCGCGCGTGCCATCGCACGGTTCTTGGTCATGTACCACCGGCGCACCGGAGGCCAGTCGCAGTTCTCGACACTGCTCGAGCTCGAGCCGAAATCGGATAGGCTGCAGGCCGTCGTCACGTATGCGCGTCGGAACCTGAGCAACCGGCTGAACGTCGAGGAACTGGCGGAGGTGGCCAATCTCAGTTCGCGGCAATTCACCCGGCTTTTCCAAAGCGAGACCGGGCTGCCGCCGGCGAAGGCGGTGGAGAAGATCCGGCTGGAGGCTGCAAGAAACCTGATGGTGGACAGCACTCACCCGATCGAGGTCATCGCCCGGCAGACCGGCTTCGGCGATTCGGACAGGATGCGTCGTGCCTTCGTCAGGGCGTTCGGGCGGCCGCCGCAGAGTTTTCGGCGGGATGCGGGGTTGGCCTGA
- the arsH gene encoding arsenical resistance protein ArsH → MPTVVVSDPIMDLPNVDPAVFERPDTTALFSPDRATHAPRFLLLYGSLRQQSYSRLVAEESARLLRALGGETRLFNPAGLPLVDDASDDHPKVRELHELVQWAEGMIWSSPERHGAMTGIMKTQIDWIPLSMGAVRPTQGKTLAVMQVSGGSQSFNAVNQMRILGRWMRMLTIPNQSSVAKAYQEFDDEGRMKPSPYYDRIVDVVEELFKFTLLTRDVAPYLVDRYSERKEVADALSKHVVRPTPHPAENSAAAARTP, encoded by the coding sequence ATGCCGACGGTCGTCGTGTCTGATCCCATCATGGACCTGCCCAACGTCGATCCGGCCGTGTTCGAACGGCCGGACACAACCGCGCTGTTCTCGCCCGATCGCGCCACCCACGCGCCCCGCTTCCTGCTGTTGTACGGGTCGCTACGGCAACAATCCTATAGCCGCCTGGTCGCCGAAGAATCGGCCCGGCTGCTCCGGGCGCTCGGCGGCGAGACGCGGTTGTTCAACCCGGCCGGGCTGCCGCTGGTCGATGACGCCAGTGACGACCATCCCAAGGTCCGCGAGCTGCACGAACTGGTGCAATGGGCGGAAGGCATGATCTGGAGCTCACCGGAGCGCCACGGTGCGATGACCGGGATCATGAAGACGCAGATCGACTGGATCCCGTTGTCGATGGGCGCGGTGCGGCCGACCCAGGGCAAGACGCTTGCCGTCATGCAGGTGTCGGGCGGATCGCAGTCCTTCAACGCGGTCAACCAGATGCGGATACTCGGCCGGTGGATGCGGATGCTGACGATTCCGAACCAATCGTCGGTGGCCAAGGCTTACCAGGAGTTCGACGACGAGGGGCGCATGAAGCCCTCCCCCTACTATGACCGGATCGTCGACGTCGTGGAAGAGCTGTTCAAGTTCACCCTGCTCACCCGTGACGTGGCGCCGTACCTGGTGGATCGCTACAGCGAACGCAAGGAGGTCGCCGACGCCCTGTCGAAACACGTGGTCAGGCCAACCCCGCATCCCGCCGAAAACTCTGCGGCGGCCGCCCGAACGCCCTGA
- the arsC gene encoding arsenate reductase (glutaredoxin) (This arsenate reductase requires both glutathione and glutaredoxin to convert arsenate to arsenite, after which the efflux transporter formed by ArsA and ArsB can extrude the arsenite from the cell, providing resistance.), with translation MSSITIYHNPACGTSRNVLGLIRNSGEEPTIIEYLKTPPDAETLRSLIRAMGVPARDVLRQKGTPYDELGLADPTWTDEQLIGFMLEHPILINRPIVVTPLGVRLCRPSEAVLDILPNPQRGAFNKEDGEPVIDADGRRV, from the coding sequence ATGAGTTCCATCACGATCTATCACAACCCGGCCTGCGGCACGTCGCGCAACGTGCTCGGCCTGATTCGCAACAGCGGCGAAGAACCCACGATCATCGAATACCTGAAGACCCCGCCGGACGCGGAAACCTTGAGGTCCCTGATCCGCGCCATGGGCGTGCCTGCGCGCGACGTGCTTCGCCAGAAAGGCACGCCCTACGACGAGCTTGGACTGGCGGACCCGACATGGACAGACGAGCAACTGATCGGCTTCATGCTCGAGCACCCTATTCTGATCAATCGCCCCATCGTCGTCACTCCGCTGGGCGTCCGCCTGTGTCGGCCGTCCGAAGCGGTGCTGGACATTCTTCCCAACCCTCAGCGTGGCGCCTTCAACAAGGAAGATGGCGAGCCGGTGATCGATGCCGACGGTCGTCGTGTCTGA
- the arsB gene encoding ACR3 family arsenite efflux transporter yields MPSTTQAIPARQRQAGMSVFERYLTLWVLLCIVLGVALGQLMPGLFQAVGHLEVAQVNLPVGILIWVMIIPMLLKVDFAALGQVKQHWRGIGVTLFINWAVKPFTMAFLGWLFIRQVFSPWLPADQLDSYVAGLILLAAAPCTAMVFVWSRLTGGDPVFTLSQVALNDTIMVFAFAPLVGLLLGLSAITVPWDTLLVSVGLYIVIPVILAQIWRRALLRRGPAAFEAALARIAPFSMAALLLTLVLLFAFQGEAIIGQPLVIAMLAVPILIQVFFNSGLAYWLNRRVGEKHSIACPSALIGASNFFELAVAAAISLFGFHSGAALATVVGVLIEVPVMLLVVRIVNQSKGWYEAGTSRR; encoded by the coding sequence ATGCCGTCCACGACACAGGCAATCCCCGCCCGACAACGACAAGCCGGCATGAGCGTGTTCGAGCGCTACCTGACGCTCTGGGTTCTCCTCTGCATCGTGCTCGGCGTGGCCCTGGGACAGCTGATGCCCGGGCTGTTCCAAGCCGTCGGGCACCTGGAAGTCGCGCAGGTCAATCTGCCGGTAGGCATCCTGATCTGGGTGATGATCATCCCGATGCTGCTCAAGGTCGATTTTGCAGCCTTGGGCCAGGTCAAGCAGCACTGGCGCGGCATCGGCGTCACGCTGTTCATCAACTGGGCCGTGAAACCCTTCACGATGGCTTTCCTGGGCTGGCTTTTCATCCGCCAGGTCTTTTCCCCCTGGCTGCCTGCCGACCAGTTGGACAGCTACGTCGCAGGCTTGATCCTGTTGGCCGCGGCCCCGTGCACGGCTATGGTGTTCGTCTGGAGCCGGCTGACGGGTGGCGATCCTGTTTTCACGCTGTCCCAGGTCGCGCTGAACGACACGATCATGGTGTTCGCCTTCGCTCCCCTAGTCGGTTTGTTGTTGGGCCTGTCGGCGATCACGGTCCCGTGGGACACACTGCTGGTGTCTGTCGGCTTGTACATCGTAATTCCCGTCATCCTGGCTCAGATCTGGCGCCGCGCGCTGCTGCGCCGCGGACCAGCAGCGTTCGAAGCGGCACTGGCACGCATTGCTCCGTTTTCCATGGCCGCGCTGCTGCTCACGCTGGTGTTGCTGTTCGCATTCCAGGGCGAGGCCATCATTGGCCAGCCGCTGGTAATCGCCATGTTGGCAGTGCCGATCCTGATCCAAGTGTTTTTCAACTCCGGTCTGGCCTACTGGCTCAATCGCCGCGTCGGCGAGAAGCACAGCATTGCGTGTCCATCGGCACTGATCGGAGCTTCGAACTTCTTCGAACTCGCCGTTGCAGCCGCCATCAGCCTGTTCGGGTTCCATTCCGGCGCCGCCCTTGCAACCGTGGTGGGCGTGCTCATCGAGGTGCCAGTGATGTTGCTCGTCGTGCGGATCGTCAACCAGTCCAAGGGCTGGTACGAAGCGGGCACCAGTCGGCGCTAA
- a CDS encoding ArsR/SmtB family transcription factor yields the protein MKEDQAISALSALAHTQRLRVFRALVVAGPEGLTPSTLAEQLGVARNTLSFHLKELSHAGLVTIEQQGRNLIYRADFSQMNGLLGYLTEHCCQGALCEASNAGVCTAC from the coding sequence ATGAAAGAAGATCAAGCCATCTCCGCTCTGAGCGCCCTGGCTCACACCCAACGGCTGCGAGTGTTCCGCGCACTCGTGGTCGCCGGCCCTGAGGGCCTGACGCCCAGCACGCTGGCCGAGCAACTCGGCGTGGCGCGCAACACGCTGTCCTTTCATTTGAAAGAACTGTCGCATGCCGGGCTAGTCACCATCGAGCAGCAAGGCCGCAACCTTATCTATCGCGCGGACTTTTCCCAGATGAATGGGTTGCTCGGCTACCTCACCGAACACTGCTGCCAAGGGGCCCTCTGCGAGGCTTCCAATGCCGGAGTTTGCACAGCCTGCTGA
- a CDS encoding GntR family transcriptional regulator, which translates to MQPGSRGRIVRKTTTELVVDAMRARILSGEFPPGTPLRQELLAEDLGVSRIPVREALRLLSAEGLVDTIAHKGAFVSMLSKSEVQEFFDIRKRLEPWILREAIPNISDQDLQRAEQLVHEMDTTEPGMWGSLNWELHESLYRAAGRPAALSVVRALHEKSERYFRFQVVNAPIRQQAHREHMALITLCRGRQIDEAEAMLERHIDDAAQQILSIVERLLDQAPMHQ; encoded by the coding sequence ATGCAGCCAGGCTCTCGCGGAAGAATCGTAAGAAAGACCACCACGGAACTGGTCGTCGACGCCATGCGCGCGCGCATCCTGTCCGGAGAGTTTCCTCCCGGTACGCCGCTGCGGCAGGAGTTGCTGGCCGAGGACCTCGGCGTCAGCCGCATTCCCGTCCGCGAAGCCTTGCGCCTGCTCAGCGCGGAGGGTCTGGTGGACACGATCGCGCACAAGGGTGCGTTCGTATCGATGCTGTCCAAATCCGAAGTGCAGGAGTTCTTCGACATCCGCAAGCGTCTCGAACCCTGGATCCTGCGCGAGGCCATTCCCAACATCTCGGATCAGGACCTGCAGCGGGCAGAACAGCTGGTCCACGAAATGGATACGACCGAGCCGGGGATGTGGGGCTCGTTGAACTGGGAACTGCACGAGAGCCTGTACCGTGCTGCGGGACGACCCGCCGCGCTGAGCGTGGTGCGAGCCTTGCACGAGAAGTCGGAACGATACTTTCGCTTCCAGGTGGTGAACGCGCCGATCCGGCAGCAGGCGCATCGTGAACACATGGCGCTGATCACGCTGTGTCGCGGCCGCCAGATCGACGAGGCCGAGGCGATGCTGGAGCGGCACATCGACGATGCGGCTCAGCAGATATTGTCGATCGTGGAAAGGCTGCTGGACCAGGCGCCGATGCATCAGTGA
- a CDS encoding dihydrodipicolinate synthase family protein has product MTIQWKGVFPAVTTKLKPDFSLDLDAIRAGLERLIENGVGGVVMMGMVGENAQLSPEEKLTVLRTAKETVQGRVPIVSGLGETSTEKAVAYAKAAEEVGVDGLMVFPGLTYKSDTRETIEFYKTVARASKLDILLYNNPRGYGVDLTPDTVEALLDEPTIVAIKEESYDTTRVTDLIARFGDRLNVVCGVDDLILESAALGVTSWVSGMANALPRESVELLELAVAGDLPKARALYRALTPLFHLDTVVKLVQHIKLAENIITGSAETVKPPRLNLEGAERERTIAITRKTLADLKALGY; this is encoded by the coding sequence ATGACGATTCAATGGAAAGGCGTGTTCCCCGCCGTCACCACCAAGCTCAAACCCGATTTCTCGCTCGACCTGGACGCCATCCGCGCGGGGCTGGAGCGCCTGATCGAGAACGGCGTCGGCGGCGTGGTGATGATGGGCATGGTCGGCGAGAACGCCCAGCTGTCGCCCGAAGAAAAGCTCACGGTGCTGCGCACCGCGAAGGAAACGGTCCAGGGGCGGGTGCCGATCGTCTCCGGCCTGGGCGAGACCAGCACCGAGAAGGCGGTGGCATACGCCAAGGCAGCGGAGGAAGTCGGCGTGGACGGGCTGATGGTCTTCCCAGGACTGACCTACAAGTCGGATACGCGCGAAACGATCGAGTTCTACAAGACCGTGGCGCGTGCCTCGAAGCTCGACATCCTGCTCTACAACAATCCGCGCGGCTATGGCGTGGACCTGACGCCCGACACCGTGGAAGCGCTGCTGGACGAGCCCACCATCGTGGCGATCAAAGAGGAATCCTACGACACGACCCGCGTGACGGACCTGATTGCCCGCTTCGGCGATCGCCTGAACGTGGTGTGCGGCGTGGACGACCTGATCCTGGAAAGCGCCGCGCTGGGTGTGACCTCGTGGGTGTCCGGCATGGCGAATGCACTGCCCAGGGAATCCGTCGAACTGCTCGAGCTCGCGGTGGCCGGCGACCTGCCGAAGGCGCGCGCCCTGTATCGCGCCCTCACCCCCCTCTTCCACCTGGATACCGTGGTGAAGCTGGTGCAGCACATCAAGCTGGCCGAGAACATCATCACCGGCTCGGCCGAAACCGTGAAACCCCCGCGCCTGAACCTGGAAGGCGCGGAACGGGAACGCACGATCGCGATCACCCGGAAGACCCTGGCCGACCTGAAGGCTCTGGGTTACTAG
- a CDS encoding tripartite tricarboxylate transporter substrate binding protein, producing MKTLRNLLLGLLTGSAAFAATAAQTYPVKPVEVVVAYQPGGGSDNTARAIADVARHHLPESVYVSNKPGASGSIGWSYVLAGKPDGYKVLLMNPEMLFVPLMGIGKATIADFQPIARFTDDPSSITVRADAPWNTIEEFIAYARANPEAVTISNAGNGTIPHLAAAALADSIGATFTHVPYQGSSPAIMGLMSGDVKATTVAYAELKQHVESGKLKTLAVMSAQRLQGLPQVPTFKERGHDLQFSVWRGIGLPKGAPEEALSTWREVARKVYETPAFQKSVVSQNLTLAWADTPEFSADIARQDQAFKELMKKLNLKQ from the coding sequence ATGAAAACCTTGCGTAATCTCCTACTGGGGCTGCTCACAGGCTCCGCTGCCTTCGCGGCGACGGCGGCGCAGACCTATCCCGTCAAGCCGGTGGAGGTCGTCGTCGCCTACCAGCCTGGCGGAGGCAGCGACAACACGGCCCGGGCCATCGCGGACGTGGCTCGCCATCACTTGCCCGAGTCGGTGTATGTGTCGAACAAGCCCGGCGCCAGCGGCTCGATCGGCTGGTCCTATGTGCTGGCGGGCAAGCCCGACGGCTACAAGGTTCTGCTGATGAATCCCGAGATGCTGTTCGTCCCGCTCATGGGCATCGGCAAGGCCACCATTGCGGACTTCCAGCCCATCGCGCGCTTCACCGACGATCCCTCCTCCATCACGGTGCGCGCCGACGCGCCGTGGAACACGATCGAAGAATTCATCGCCTACGCCCGTGCCAACCCCGAGGCAGTCACCATCAGCAACGCGGGCAACGGCACGATTCCTCACCTGGCCGCGGCAGCCTTGGCCGACAGCATCGGCGCCACTTTCACGCACGTGCCTTATCAAGGCTCCTCGCCGGCGATCATGGGCCTGATGTCGGGCGACGTCAAAGCCACGACGGTGGCTTATGCAGAACTGAAGCAGCATGTGGAAAGCGGCAAGCTGAAGACGCTTGCCGTCATGTCGGCGCAGCGGCTGCAAGGCCTGCCCCAGGTTCCCACCTTCAAAGAGCGCGGCCATGATCTGCAGTTCAGCGTCTGGCGCGGCATCGGCCTGCCCAAGGGCGCGCCGGAAGAAGCGTTGAGCACGTGGCGCGAAGTGGCCCGCAAGGTCTACGAGACGCCGGCCTTCCAGAAGTCCGTGGTGTCTCAGAACCTGACCCTGGCCTGGGCCGACACGCCGGAGTTCTCCGCCGACATCGCGCGGCAGGACCAGGCGTTCAAGGAACTGATGAAGAAGCTCAATCTCAAGCAATAA